Proteins from a single region of Peromyscus eremicus chromosome 9, PerEre_H2_v1, whole genome shotgun sequence:
- the Mzt1 gene encoding mitotic-spindle organizing protein 1 isoform X2: MASGGGAGAAASTNLNAVRETMDVLLEISRILNTGLDMETLSICVRLCEQGINPEALSSVIKELRKGTEALKIALV; encoded by the exons ATGGCTAGCGGCGGCGGCGCGGGCGCGGCGGCCTCGACCAACCTCAACGCCGTGCGGGAGACCATGGACG TCCTACTTGAGATTTCAAGAATTTTGAATACCGGTTTAGATATGGAAACGCTGTCTATTTGTGTACGACTTTGTGAACAAGGAATCAACCCGGAAGCTTTATCGTCTGTTATTAAGGAGCTTCGCAAGGGTACTGAAGCACTGAAG
- the Mzt1 gene encoding mitotic-spindle organizing protein 1 isoform X1 encodes MASGGGAGAAASTNLNAVRETMDVLLEISRILNTGLDMETLSICVRLCEQGINPEALSSVIKELRKGTEALKAAENTS; translated from the exons ATGGCTAGCGGCGGCGGCGCGGGCGCGGCGGCCTCGACCAACCTCAACGCCGTGCGGGAGACCATGGACG TCCTACTTGAGATTTCAAGAATTTTGAATACCGGTTTAGATATGGAAACGCTGTCTATTTGTGTACGACTTTGTGAACAAGGAATCAACCCGGAAGCTTTATCGTCTGTTATTAAGGAGCTTCGCAAGGGTACTGAAGCACTGAAG GCTGCTGAAAATACAAGCTGA